The Ascochyta rabiei chromosome 12, complete sequence DNA window ATCCACATTTTATACAAGTGTGGCACTGAGATTATTATTTAGCGCAGAAATCAGTATCAAATCCAAGATTCAACTCAACTGCCGCTTCCACGCTTCACATTACATGACATATCATATCAGGTCCAGCCTATCATTCACGCTCCAGCATCCGTGTGACGTTCGTAGCGCTATGTGATGGCTTTGGTGTAACGGTTGAAAGAAAGCAGAGCCGCATTGTGGTACTCCAGGTTCGACCATGAGCCGAGCCAGAATGACCTTGAAGCGACGTCTTTACAACTGCTGCCATGTTTCTGCACCGAGTGTTTGTACGTCAAAACATCCTCAAGTCAGTCCAACCGTGGTGCTAGTGGACGCATGTAGGCGCAAGTGGGCAGATGCATCACGGCATGCAAAACCGCAAATTAATTGATCTAAGAACGTCGAGTAACTAGGAATTCCCCAAAAACCACGTCGCATTTGACTGCGAGCCCCTCAAAATCCGTCTCCTTGTCTAATCTACTGATTCGCTGGCTTCCACTGGTCATGCGCACTGCACTCGTTGGTGGTCGCCACTCGTTCGCGCCTCAGGCATCTATTTGCCGGTCTCGGCCTTTTTCGCTTCGGCTGCGCGACTTATCAGCACCGCCCACAGAACAGACAAGGCTTTGGTCTCAACGCAACAAAGTTGCAGGAAGGAGAGAAAAATGGCAAGATAAAGGAATCTGAGGGGAGCATACCGGCAAGCTGCTTAGCGCGCATGATGGCAGCGACGCTCTCCTTGGTCTTCGCTTGCTCGCTGCCGGACATCTGTAGGGGTCAGCCACGGTTGGAGACTTCGCCTGGCTCAACGAAAACGTCGAGGTTCGAGAAACTCTCATCCTAGAGCGTAGCAGGGCAGTACGTACGGTGTTCTTGCCCTTCTGTTATTGTTGTTAGCCGGCGTCGGTGGGGAAGGCCGGGGGAAACCTTACCTTGCCAGCCTGCTCCTTCAGGTTCTTCTCCCTAGCCTTATCGCGCTGGTTACCACGAGCCATTTTagcttgttcttcttcttcgctcAAAGGCTTCGAGGTTTGGTGTTTTGAAGTGCTGGTTTTGGGGCGCTGCGGTGGAAATCGAGGTTCAAGAAAGCAAGCGTTGTTGGAAGGCGTTAAAAGCACCGCTGTTTACGGAGCGCTGATTGGCGGCGCGCATCGGTCGCGCACAGGGAAGGGGCTAGAACGCAACGAGGGGGGCGCTAGAAGTGCGGGCTTGTTTGATACACTTCACGAAGGCAAGTCGTGATTGTATACTCCAAATAAGATTCAAGGACCTCTGTCGCATTTTGTTTAAACTGGAAGAGGGAGGGGAAGAAGGGCTAAGTACCTAAGGTGACGCGGGTCTGATAAAGTCGCTCGGGCCTCGAAATGTTTGGCATGATATACAAACATTCAACATATCTACGCATGAACCATTATCGCCAGACTGATCGGGACACGATCTGTAGTCCCAACATGGCCCACATGATTGAGCACTCGACGCTTGAGATGGATTCCACGCTGGAGCTCGCCTTTGCGAACATAAGTCGAGTGTGCTCCAAGGCTGAACACACCTGTAGTGTGCCAATGCGGATACGGATTGTTTGATTCTTTTGTAGATGTTCTGGACAAGGTTGTTGTCAAAAGACGTGGCGTAAGCAACCGCCCTCGATACATTTTGGTCAGCTTTATGCTCGATGTTTCGCTTCCATCACTTGATCTTCCATTCACCGGCCTTCGTCTCCTTACTGGTGGGTCTAAGAAGTAGCACAGAATGTGCTTGAAGTTTGGGTTAGTGCTTACAGTATCCTGCATGACCGTGGCTCAGCCTCAGCCAAGCCGTGCTCTCGCGCTGTACTGTGTATGGGAGCCGCCCAGCCTCGATGTTGATCAAGTGGCTCAGCCCCAGTCAGGCTGTATCTAGGGCTTGATCCACCCCAGGGTTTTGACATGCGATTATCGCTCAGCTTCAACATGTCCACAGGTGAGTGTTCTCACGCTCAAATGCTGTTACCGTGCTAAATTTCGTTAGTTGTTTCTGAAGATGTTCTTTTGGCAACCCCACAGCCCACGGTGCCCGAGCCACCAAACACGCCACCGCAACCTGCATGCAATGCTTCAGAAACCTCATCATCCACAGACTCATGCACACCCAAGCCAACCAGTATCAAAACCCTGTCTTTCACTGGGTTCGATGCTATAAACTATAGTTCCGTGATCTTGCTCGCAATAATCGGCCTTGCATATTCTGTCAAATCCTACTGGGCAACCACGAAGTCAAACCGACTAGCCGAGGAGTCGAACAAGCTGACCGAAGAGTCCAACACGCTTTCGAAAATGGAATCTTGTAGGGTACATCCGGTAAGTGCAGTCACGCACCCCACTCGACCTACGGCTGTTATCTTAGTAGCCCTGAATGCATACATACTACACCTTGCCTACTATGAAGCATCATGTCTGACGCGACTCGCCTCCTTCCTTAAACCGATTTTGATATCAGGTGATTGACTTAAACTTCAGCACGACAAAGCTCTCTTCAACGACCCTCTATGTACGGAAATGAGGCAACGACTCGATTATGACCAAGATCCTACAATGGGGAGGGTTGTGCGGTGGGTCAAGAGGACATTTGGTGGGACTAATTTCAAGGGGCGGGGGAGGCGGCTTCAGGATGGCTACAGTGCTCTAGTATAGTCCTTCAATGCCTGTCGCATGCTCTGTCGAGCTGGCAAATGAAGTTTCTTGAGATTGATTCGGGGCTTGTTGAGGTCTTTGGAATAAGTAATAACTAGCTCGCCTGTCCAACCATGCCATGTAAAATCGTTGGACCAATCTACTCCgtcttagtagatatatgGAATAAATTTCTTGGTGCGCAACCTGTATTCCCTCCACTGCTGCCCAAACTCTTTCTCCATCATTGCTTCCTCGTCTTTCACTCTCCGGACCATGAACATGTATATTGTGCAGCTGAAGCCAACCACAGGCACCAAAAGAGTATACTTATCATCTGTGATAACCGTCTCGTCCACTAACGGTGCCCAACAGCTCACTAGCCCTCTCTGGCGAAAGAATAACGAGTGAGTTGCCAGAAGTACCGTAAGAAGGCCGGTGTAAGACGGATGTCGTACATGTGCGTATAGTCCTGAGGTGACGAGCTGGTCTGGTTTGGCGAGTCGGTAGGTGAAGTCTGTTCCGAGTTGTGCGTACGCTTGGAAACGGATATAGCTCCCTAGATACAATAACGCCAGGGTAGCAATGGTAGTGTTTGACCATTTGAAAAGCCGAGGATCCAAGTATTGGGGAGTTGGACAAAGGGTCTGCAACACTTTATCGCTGTTCGGCAACGTATGCGAAAGCGACAAGGCAACAACAGCCTGGTGAAGGGCGATGGCGAGTGTGATTGTTCGCGCAAACACCATGCCAATAGGTGATGCAGCGATCCACATCAACCATGCTTCAGTCTTTGTTGAAATGACTTTGCTGCTCGGTTGGCGGAAGGAAAGTTGAATTAGATAGCCAGCGTGAAGTACTGTAAGGGCGTAGAGAACTGCCGATGCATCCATGGTCGTTACACGGTAGTATCTCAGGGTCTACGGAATGAAGCTACGTGTGCTGAGAATGATAGTTCAACCGTGATCGTGGCGAAATGATTGACAAGGTGGAGCTTAAAGCGATTACGTCATTGAGGCTTATTATCAGCCCAGAAGTATCCACTTTCCACCTCAACTTCACTCGTTGCTTGCAGGCATTATATACTCACCCAATCGTTGCCACCATGCGAATAATCAGGCATTGCAGTGAACGCTCCACATGAGGATCTGCGAAGTCGCTGTTGATGTCAAATATAGTCGAGCGACATGTTCAATGTAGAGACAAGCGACGCACCACGAAGTACGCGATCAAAGAAGTGCAAGTTTCGTTGCTATCAGACGACATCACCATAACGAGAACATGTAGCTGTTACTGGCATCCGCAGCTCGGTGTGACACGACTGGACGTGTTACACGCACACTAATCTTGACAGCCCTTCCCGGATTACATAAAACCCCATGCCCTGGTACAGCGTGCAGCATTAACAGCCATGGAGTCACGAGACAGAAACAACAGATCGAAGTTTGAACGATGCTCGGCATCTGATAGAGGCTGGTCTGTAGAAACCATATTTTTGTTGTATAGGTAAGGTTCACTGTGCTAAAGGCTACAGACGTAGCGCTTTTGCAATTATGATTGTTATTATTTGCTCATATTGCGTACATCCAGACCTTAGCAGGGTTGAAAGATGGGATGGTGTTGTCCAAGCGGAAGTGCGCATGAGGTAGGTATTGTCCGACTGACATTCGTACATTACGCTTGTTGTACATATCTTTGGGCCTTTTCACTCGCGGCTAAGACTCTTGTTAGAATACATGAGGTAAGACATACACCCGCGATGGGCGGTCTTGCAAGATACCGCCATCCTAAGCTTCCACCAAATCTTGCTTCTTGACCTTCTCTTCTTCGTTGTACCAGCCAAGTAAGTGCGCAGCATACTCGCCAGCAAGCCCCAGGCTGATAGCTCCTCCGGTGAAGAATGCACCATTGACGAACCACCACCAGCAATCCTTGACCTCCTTGAGCTTGACGCGCCGGATCATGGTGCCCAGTGTGAACGCTGCGCCTCCACAAGAGCCAATGAAGAAGACGGGACCAAGCCCTGCGGCAAATCCAGATGCAGCTAGAAGTCCAATTTGCACAACAGCAAGACCCGATAGAACTGCCTTTGTCTCATTCTCATGCTTGAGCGCGATGCTTTTGATGCCAGCTTTGACATCGTCTTTGATGTCCATGTGTGCATAGATCATATCATATAATACTGTCCAGGCGATGTTACTGGTATACAGAAAGGCAGCTGCAGTGAGTGCAGCTTGGTTGGCAAGAAGGTCGATACCGAGCGCAGGAAAGCCCATCATGGCGCCCCAGGAGAACGTGAGGCCGAGGACGAATTGTGGGTAATATGTGACACGCTTTGCCAGCGGGTAGAGAGTGACGAGGATGAGCGATGGCGTGGCATACCAGAAGCATTCGAAGGGCAGCGATAACAAAACGGCCAGACCTGTGAAAAGCTGGCCTCCGAGGAAGACAATGGCCTGTTGGGGTGTCACTGCCTTCCTGGCAAGGGGACGTAGTCGTGTGCGTTCGACGTGAGGGTCGAGATTGCGATCCCAGAGGTCGTTGATGGTACATCCAGCCCCCCTCATGACGAGTGCTCCGGTAAGGAACAATGCCGTAGTGCCAAGAACGGCTGACGGCGCAGCCACGGGTACAGCCATTGTGCCAGCCAGCAGTGTGCTGAACAGACACGGGAAGAAGAGGTAGTATGTCCCTACAGGTGCCTGAAGTCGCATGAGCTCAGCATATGGGATGGCCCTTGCAGGGAGGTAAGAAACAAGGCCCGTTGTTGGTGGTTTGTATGCTGGCAAGGCTTTAGGCATTGGATCCTGTGCTGTCGTTGCTATACTTGAAGCTGGTGCCGAGAAACGCGCGAGACTTGTTGCTGTCGGTCGCCATTTCTGTGAAGGCTTCGGCGCAACGAGCTGTGCAGATTGTGTCTGATGCCTTACAGGCAACCGCGATGCTGACGGCAGAGTTCTGCGCCAT harbors:
- a CDS encoding 4-hydroxybenzoate polyprenyltransferase gives rise to the protein MASSFLLAGRCAARHHYSSSLPLPVHSHATWRRTLPSASRLPVRHQTQSAQLVAPKPSQKWRPTATSLARFSAPASSIATTAQDPMPKALPAYKPPTTGLVSYLPARAIPYAELMRLQAPVGTYYLFFPCLFSTLLAGTMAVPVAAPSAVLGTTALFLTGALVMRGAGCTINDLWDRNLDPHVERTRLRPLARKAVTPQQAIVFLGGQLFTGLAVLLSLPFECFWYATPSLILVTLYPLAKRVTYYPQFVLGLTFSWGAMMGFPALGIDLLANQAALTAAAFLYTSNIAWTVLYDMIYAHMDIKDDVKAGIKSIALKHENETKAVLSGLAVVQIGLLAASGFAAGLGPVFFIGSCGGAAFTLGTMIRRVKLKEVKDCWWWFVNGAFFTGGAISLGLAGEYAAHLLGWYNEEEKVKKQDLVEA